The Pseudomonas azotoformans genome has a segment encoding these proteins:
- a CDS encoding MFS transporter, translating to MSTAQSTASRVLAEHDRTHRSVTWRLMPLLLVCYLFAHLDRINIGFAKMQMSSDLHFSDTVYGFGAGLFFIAYALFGVPSNLALDRVGPRRWIASLMVVWGLLSTGMLWVESARGFYVLRFLLGVAEAGFFPGILVFLNRWYPARRRAQVTALFAIAVPMAGVLGGPLSGAILEHFHDVGGLRGWQWMFLIEGLPVVLLGLVVLKWLPDDFDSVHWLTAEQKLQLHTQLRSEEQRKTITSFGGILRDPQVWLLVAVYFAVMLAVNTLAFWMPTLIHGAGIGRDSQVGLLSAVPYLAGCFFMIGCGRSSDRHRERRWHLCVPLLMAAVGIAVAGLAPDKPLLVMGGLVVAGMGASAALPMFWQLPPAFLSNTTQAAGIAMISSFGSVAAFLAPYLIGWMRDATQSASLALYVLAVFIALGGLLVLRTHAAIVNPR from the coding sequence ATGAGCACAGCCCAATCGACTGCCAGCCGCGTGCTGGCCGAGCACGACCGCACCCATCGTTCAGTGACCTGGCGCCTGATGCCGCTGTTGCTGGTGTGTTACCTGTTCGCCCACCTGGACCGCATCAACATCGGCTTCGCCAAGATGCAGATGAGCAGCGACCTGCACTTCAGCGACACGGTGTATGGCTTCGGCGCCGGGTTGTTCTTTATCGCCTATGCGCTGTTTGGCGTGCCGAGCAACCTGGCGCTGGACCGCGTCGGCCCCCGGCGCTGGATCGCCAGCCTGATGGTGGTGTGGGGCTTGCTGTCCACCGGCATGCTGTGGGTGGAGAGCGCCCGGGGTTTCTATGTGCTGCGCTTTTTGCTGGGGGTGGCCGAGGCCGGTTTTTTCCCAGGCATCCTGGTGTTTCTCAACCGCTGGTACCCGGCACGCCGCCGCGCCCAGGTCACCGCGTTGTTTGCCATTGCGGTGCCCATGGCCGGCGTGCTGGGCGGGCCGTTGTCCGGAGCGATCCTTGAACATTTCCATGATGTAGGCGGCCTGCGCGGCTGGCAGTGGATGTTCCTGATCGAGGGCCTGCCGGTGGTGCTGCTCGGGCTGGTGGTGCTCAAGTGGTTGCCGGACGATTTCGACTCGGTGCACTGGCTGACGGCTGAGCAAAAACTTCAGCTGCACACCCAACTGCGCAGTGAAGAACAGCGCAAGACCATCACCTCGTTCGGCGGCATCCTGCGCGACCCCCAGGTGTGGTTGCTGGTGGCGGTGTATTTCGCGGTGATGCTGGCGGTGAACACCCTGGCGTTCTGGATGCCCACGCTGATCCACGGCGCCGGTATCGGCCGCGACAGCCAGGTCGGCCTGCTGAGTGCCGTGCCGTACCTGGCCGGGTGTTTCTTCATGATCGGCTGCGGGCGTTCGTCCGACCGCCACCGCGAACGGCGCTGGCATCTGTGCGTGCCGCTGCTGATGGCGGCCGTCGGCATCGCCGTGGCGGGCCTGGCGCCGGACAAACCGCTGCTGGTGATGGGCGGGCTGGTGGTCGCCGGCATGGGTGCCAGCGCGGCCTTGCCGATGTTCTGGCAGCTGCCGCCGGCGTTTCTCTCCAACACCACCCAGGCGGCCGGTATCGCCATGATCAGCTCGTTCGGCAGCGTCGCCGCGTTTCTTGCGCCGTACCTGATCGGCTGGATGCGCGACGCGACCCAGAGCGCCAGCCTGGCGCTGTACGTACTCGCTGTATTTATCGCCCTCGGCGGCCTGCT